The Paenibacillus sp. RUD330 genome has a segment encoding these proteins:
- a CDS encoding sulfurtransferase: MGTIVSPKWLLARMYEPDVVIADCRFALGKPLSGRSAYEEAHIPGAVYLDLEQDLSAPVGDHGGRHPLPDPEALQAVFRRAGIGPDSRVVAYDDQGGAMASRLWWLLSWLGHDAVYVMDEGFGAWQAAGFPVTAETRIVVPGGFAARPQPHRLAGLEEVRAASSAAAPGAWAAGGSGGHAGTDAAGGRASVEAVQPGNLAPVDRLGVEASVVDGLEATFGSAEEPNEAAEGAGEAAAPLLIDSRDPNRYAGIEEPLDAKAGHIPGAVNRFWKGVQDEQGRWKSGAALDEAFAGIPKDRELIVYCGSGVTATPNVLALEAAGFTNVKLYAGSWSDWISYSDNPVATGDE, from the coding sequence ATGGGAACCATCGTTTCGCCGAAATGGCTGCTGGCCCGGATGTATGAACCTGATGTCGTCATCGCGGACTGCCGGTTCGCGCTCGGCAAGCCGCTGTCGGGGCGCTCTGCCTATGAGGAAGCCCATATTCCCGGCGCCGTGTACCTGGACCTGGAGCAGGATTTGTCCGCTCCGGTCGGAGACCATGGCGGGCGCCATCCGCTGCCGGATCCGGAGGCGCTGCAGGCGGTGTTCCGCCGCGCGGGCATCGGCCCGGACTCCCGTGTCGTCGCGTACGACGACCAGGGCGGGGCGATGGCCTCGCGCCTGTGGTGGCTGCTGAGCTGGCTCGGTCATGACGCGGTCTACGTCATGGACGAAGGCTTCGGCGCCTGGCAAGCCGCAGGCTTTCCCGTGACGGCCGAGACGCGCATCGTCGTCCCGGGCGGCTTTGCCGCCAGGCCGCAGCCGCATCGGCTCGCGGGCCTGGAGGAAGTGCGCGCCGCCTCGTCTGCGGCGGCGCCAGGGGCTTGGGCCGCCGGCGGCAGCGGCGGCCATGCCGGGACGGATGCGGCCGGCGGGCGCGCATCCGTGGAGGCGGTCCAACCGGGGAATCTGGCCCCGGTTGACCGCCTCGGCGTCGAGGCCTCCGTCGTAGACGGCCTCGAAGCGACGTTCGGCTCGGCAGAGGAGCCGAACGAGGCAGCGGAAGGGGCGGGCGAAGCCGCCGCCCCGCTGCTGATCGACTCCCGCGACCCGAACCGGTACGCGGGCATCGAGGAGCCGCTCGACGCCAAGGCCGGGCATATTCCCGGCGCCGTCAACCGGTTCTGGAAGGGCGTTCAGGACGAGCAGGGCCGCTGGAAGTCCGGCGCGGCTCTGGACGAGGCTTTCGCCGGCATTCCGAAGGACCGCGAGCTGATTGTCTACTGCGGCTCCGGCGTAACGGCCACGCCGAACGTGCTCGCTCTGGAAGCGGCAGGCTTCACGAATGTGAAGCTGTATGCGGGCAGCTGGAGTGATTGGATTTCGTACAGCGATAATCCGGTGGCGACAGGGGACGAGTAA
- a CDS encoding diaminopimelate dehydrogenase: MQKTIKIGIVGYGNLGKGVEKAIAQNPDMELAAIFTRRQPDEMIGGEGIRFEHISAVEQYKGIIDVMILCGGSATDLPEQTPAIAGMFNTVDSFDTHAKIPEFFEKVHAVALQSGTLSIISTGWDPGLFSLNRLLAEAILPQGQEYTFWGKGVSQGHSDAIRRVPGVKAGVQYTVPVQEVIDQIRSGHTPELATRDKHVRECYVVAEEGADKEAIAETIVTMPNYFSDYDTTVTFITEEQLQAEHQGMPHGGFVIRSGVTGTGTKQIMEFGLKLESNPEFTASVLVACARAGHRLSQEGNKGAKTLFDLPIGYLSPKSAEQLRRELL; encoded by the coding sequence GTGCAAAAGACAATCAAAATAGGCATCGTAGGTTACGGAAACCTCGGAAAAGGCGTGGAGAAAGCGATCGCTCAAAATCCGGACATGGAGCTTGCGGCTATTTTTACCCGCAGACAGCCTGATGAAATGATCGGCGGAGAAGGTATCCGCTTCGAACATATTTCAGCCGTAGAGCAGTATAAGGGGATTATTGATGTCATGATCCTATGCGGAGGCTCGGCTACCGACCTTCCTGAGCAGACTCCCGCGATTGCGGGAATGTTCAACACCGTCGACAGCTTCGATACCCATGCCAAAATTCCGGAATTCTTTGAAAAGGTCCATGCCGTAGCCCTGCAGTCCGGCACCCTCAGCATTATCTCGACAGGCTGGGACCCGGGTCTGTTCTCGCTCAACCGTCTTCTGGCGGAAGCCATTCTTCCCCAAGGCCAAGAGTACACGTTCTGGGGCAAAGGCGTCAGCCAAGGCCACTCCGATGCGATCCGCCGGGTACCTGGCGTCAAGGCAGGAGTTCAATATACGGTGCCGGTTCAAGAAGTCATCGACCAGATCCGTTCGGGTCACACGCCGGAGCTCGCGACGCGGGACAAGCATGTAAGGGAATGTTATGTCGTTGCGGAGGAAGGCGCGGACAAAGAGGCGATTGCCGAGACGATCGTCACCATGCCGAACTACTTCTCCGACTACGATACGACCGTAACCTTCATTACCGAAGAACAGCTGCAAGCCGAGCATCAAGGCATGCCGCATGGCGGTTTTGTCATCCGGAGCGGTGTGACCGGTACAGGAACGAAGCAGATCATGGAGTTCGGCCTGAAGCTCGAAAGCAATCCGGAATTCACGGCAAGCGTTCTGGTCGCCTGCGCGAGAGCGGGGCATCGTTTGAGCCAAGAGGGAAATAAGGGGGCGAAAACCCTTTTCGACCTTCCGATCGGCTATTTGTCGCCGAAGTCGGCCGAGCAGCTGCGGCGCGAGCTTCTGTAG
- a CDS encoding ABC transporter ATP-binding protein: MRLRIDGVVKEFDGKKVLQGASYTFEKGKIYGLLGRNGAGKTTLFNCLSGEMGMDGGKVLLEEDRQARELDEQDVGYVYSLPILPEFLTGYEFVRFFMDINRGRLQMDRTIDEYFDMMSMTEEDRHKLIKGYSHGMKNKLQTLLFLITKPLVILLDEPLTSFDVIVALEMKTMLREMKKDHILIFSTHILQLASDLCDELVVLSKGRLSSVPADLLRSPEFEQSVIDLLKDESHAENA, encoded by the coding sequence ATGCGATTGCGGATCGATGGAGTCGTCAAGGAATTCGACGGCAAAAAGGTGCTCCAGGGAGCGTCCTATACGTTTGAGAAAGGGAAAATCTACGGCCTGCTTGGACGCAACGGCGCGGGCAAAACAACGCTGTTCAACTGCTTGAGCGGAGAAATGGGGATGGACGGAGGGAAAGTGCTTCTGGAGGAAGACCGTCAGGCGCGGGAGCTGGACGAGCAGGACGTCGGCTACGTCTATTCGCTGCCCATCCTGCCCGAGTTCCTGACCGGCTACGAGTTCGTGCGGTTCTTCATGGACATCAACCGGGGCAGGCTGCAAATGGACCGGACCATCGATGAATACTTCGACATGATGAGCATGACCGAGGAGGATCGGCATAAGCTGATCAAAGGTTATTCCCACGGCATGAAGAACAAGCTCCAGACGCTGCTGTTTCTCATCACCAAGCCGCTGGTCATCCTGCTGGATGAGCCTCTTACTTCCTTCGACGTCATCGTGGCGCTGGAAATGAAAACCATGCTGCGGGAAATGAAAAAGGACCATATCCTCATCTTCTCCACGCATATCCTGCAGCTCGCCTCCGACCTATGCGACGAGCTGGTCGTTCTGAGCAAGGGCAGGCTGTCCTCCGTGCCTGCCGATCTGCTGCGCAGCCCGGAGTTCGAGCAGAGCGTCATCGATCTGCTGAAGGATGAGAGCCATGCAGAGAACGCTTAG
- a CDS encoding methyl-accepting chemotaxis protein: protein MFRFRSRLVFKLSIMILSTLVILSSALIYLQIRSTKKASEEAIGSFSMHTAEAYAGQFDLKSYETYLKDARANDLYWSLREQLNRYRLQIGAQYVYTVRIDDKGQPIIVIDGQPKGSDSASPIGEVTDVPKEAVEAILKGHTAKTGIIENPEYGDYISSYAPLHDSAGTVIGAIGIDTDVSVYDTIYREVMHKSMPVFALMGILTLAVFLLIALFMSRALRPLGMIVQGAEAMARGDLAEAKSHLDIRRASSKDEIGQAYSAMMKMTERLGVTLGDVVRDVKMTTHDLVHSTDQFQTEADGMVALNVQLGQSIADMAEGAEHQRSGAEESAKSMEEITQAIQRVSEASSSVSIASMGALETAEQGRSSILWLREQVASISDVAEQTTNSVQVLNRYMHEIEPVLYAIATIAEQTKLLALNASIEAARAGEHGAGFAVVAGEVRKLAESSSVSVTQITSLLQQIRQESVLIGERMAEEAEEMARGTELSTQVEALFVDTVDRFHMVNSHIQEISAAAEEVLAGSEEAAASVEQIARITAATAENAASIQRMSTNQLEAAKRITDTTELLKKRSSTLESAVGRFNL from the coding sequence ATGTTTAGATTTAGAAGCCGTCTGGTATTCAAGCTGTCGATCATGATTTTGTCGACCCTCGTCATCCTGTCTTCCGCCTTGATCTATCTGCAGATACGCAGCACCAAGAAGGCAAGCGAAGAAGCGATAGGCAGCTTCAGCATGCACACGGCGGAAGCTTATGCGGGGCAATTCGATTTGAAGTCCTATGAAACGTATCTGAAGGATGCGCGGGCAAATGATCTCTATTGGAGCCTTCGCGAGCAATTGAACCGGTATCGGCTGCAGATCGGGGCGCAGTACGTCTATACGGTGAGAATCGACGATAAAGGTCAGCCCATCATTGTCATCGACGGCCAGCCGAAGGGATCGGATTCGGCGTCGCCGATCGGCGAGGTGACCGATGTGCCCAAGGAAGCGGTCGAAGCGATCCTGAAGGGACATACAGCCAAAACCGGCATCATCGAGAATCCGGAGTACGGGGATTACATTTCCTCTTATGCGCCGCTTCACGATTCGGCCGGAACGGTTATCGGGGCGATTGGAATCGATACGGATGTATCGGTATACGATACGATCTATCGGGAAGTCATGCATAAGAGCATGCCCGTATTCGCTCTGATGGGAATCCTGACGCTGGCTGTGTTTCTGCTCATCGCGCTGTTCATGTCCCGGGCTCTGAGGCCCTTGGGAATGATCGTCCAGGGTGCGGAAGCGATGGCCCGGGGGGATCTCGCGGAGGCGAAAAGCCATCTGGATATTCGGCGGGCGAGCTCGAAGGACGAGATCGGACAAGCTTATTCGGCCATGATGAAGATGACCGAGAGATTGGGCGTCACGCTCGGGGATGTCGTCCGCGATGTGAAGATGACCACGCATGACCTCGTCCATTCCACGGATCAGTTCCAGACGGAAGCGGACGGAATGGTAGCTTTGAACGTGCAGCTCGGACAATCGATCGCGGACATGGCCGAGGGAGCGGAGCATCAGCGTTCCGGGGCGGAGGAAAGCGCAAAATCGATGGAGGAGATTACCCAGGCCATCCAACGGGTGTCGGAAGCTTCATCCAGCGTGTCGATCGCTTCCATGGGAGCGCTGGAAACAGCGGAGCAGGGCAGAAGCTCGATTCTCTGGCTGAGAGAGCAGGTCGCATCCATCTCCGATGTGGCGGAGCAGACGACGAATTCCGTGCAGGTGCTGAACAGGTACATGCATGAGATAGAACCCGTGCTCTACGCGATTGCGACCATCGCCGAACAGACCAAGCTGCTCGCTCTGAACGCCTCCATAGAGGCTGCGAGGGCGGGAGAGCATGGAGCGGGATTTGCTGTCGTGGCCGGCGAAGTCCGGAAGCTGGCGGAGTCGTCTTCCGTGTCCGTGACGCAGATTACCTCGCTCCTTCAGCAAATCCGGCAGGAGTCGGTTCTTATCGGCGAGAGGATGGCGGAGGAAGCCGAGGAGATGGCCAGAGGAACAGAGCTTTCCACCCAGGTGGAGGCGCTGTTTGTCGATACGGTGGATCGGTTCCATATGGTGAACAGCCATATCCAGGAGATTTCCGCCGCTGCGGAAGAGGTGCTGGCGGGCTCCGAGGAGGCCGCCGCATCGGTAGAGCAGATCGCCCGGATCACAGCGGCAACGGCGGAGAACGCGGCATCGATCCAGCGGATGTCAACGAATCAGCTGGAAGCGGCCAAACGGATTACGGATACAACGGAGCTGCTGAAGAAAAGGAGCTCCACTCTGGAGTCGGCGGTCGGAAGGTTCAATTTGTGA
- a CDS encoding carboxypeptidase M32, translating to MELKSLDPNIRTAVGQFKALEEKIAHLSMISSLVGWDQKVTAPKKGRDLFAKAFGTFRTEQFKLSVSEEMGSLLRLLSAPEVMADLDEMTQAQLRERTAEYERFKKIPEDMYRDYVVLTSKANHAWEEAREKSDFSLFQPYLEKIVDFNRRMAEIFGYDHHPYDALLHEFEPGLSVAALDPLFAKLRESSVALLERINSSGSKPSTAVFEQAFEVDQQKKFNHYFLPILGFDMNAGRLDETVHPFAQSMNTGDVRITTRYLENNVRSAVFGTIHEAGHGIYEQNIDPRYEETVLSSGASFGIHESQSRFLENMIGRSESFWAYFYPKLQEHFPKQLEDVSRHDFYRAINSVQPTMIRVEADELTYNLHIMIRYEIEKALINGDIEVAELPAIWNGKMQEYLGITPANDTEGVLQDVHWSFGGFGYFPSYSLGNLYAAQLLNTILREKPDFYADIEAGRFEGIQEWLKDKIHRHGKLYTPEQLIRQVTGEDLKADYLVDYLEEKYSRIYGL from the coding sequence ATGGAACTGAAATCCCTCGACCCTAACATTCGGACAGCTGTCGGCCAGTTCAAGGCATTGGAAGAGAAGATCGCTCATCTAAGCATGATCTCGAGTCTGGTCGGGTGGGATCAGAAGGTGACCGCTCCCAAGAAAGGGAGAGACTTGTTCGCCAAAGCATTCGGGACCTTCCGCACGGAGCAGTTCAAATTATCCGTGTCGGAGGAGATGGGCTCGCTTCTCCGCCTCCTGTCCGCTCCCGAGGTAATGGCTGACCTGGACGAAATGACGCAGGCGCAGCTTCGGGAGCGCACCGCAGAATATGAGCGCTTCAAGAAGATCCCCGAAGACATGTACCGCGATTATGTCGTCCTCACCTCCAAAGCCAACCATGCATGGGAAGAAGCCAGAGAGAAGAGCGACTTCTCCCTCTTCCAGCCTTATTTGGAGAAGATCGTGGACTTCAACCGCAGGATGGCGGAGATTTTCGGCTATGATCACCATCCTTATGATGCGCTTCTGCATGAATTCGAGCCGGGCTTGAGCGTCGCGGCATTGGATCCGTTGTTCGCCAAGCTGAGGGAGAGCAGCGTAGCCTTGCTGGAGAGGATCAACAGCTCCGGCAGCAAGCCTTCGACAGCCGTCTTCGAGCAAGCCTTCGAGGTGGATCAGCAGAAAAAATTCAACCACTACTTCCTTCCGATCCTCGGCTTCGACATGAACGCGGGACGGCTGGACGAGACGGTGCATCCGTTCGCCCAGTCCATGAACACCGGGGATGTCCGGATTACGACCCGATATCTCGAAAACAATGTGCGTTCTGCGGTATTCGGGACGATCCACGAGGCAGGACACGGCATTTACGAGCAGAACATCGATCCGCGCTACGAAGAAACCGTTCTATCCAGCGGAGCATCCTTCGGCATCCACGAATCCCAGTCCCGCTTCCTGGAAAATATGATCGGCCGCAGCGAGTCGTTTTGGGCGTATTTCTATCCCAAGCTCCAGGAGCATTTCCCGAAGCAGCTGGAAGACGTCAGCCGGCATGACTTCTACCGGGCGATCAACAGCGTGCAGCCGACGATGATCCGGGTGGAAGCGGATGAGCTGACGTACAACCTCCATATCATGATCCGGTATGAGATCGAGAAGGCGCTGATCAACGGAGACATCGAGGTGGCGGAGCTGCCGGCGATCTGGAACGGGAAGATGCAGGAATACCTCGGCATTACGCCTGCCAACGATACGGAGGGCGTCCTGCAGGATGTCCACTGGTCCTTCGGCGGCTTCGGCTATTTCCCTTCCTACTCCCTCGGGAACCTGTACGCAGCCCAGCTGCTGAACACGATTCTGCGCGAGAAGCCCGACTTCTATGCCGACATCGAAGCCGGCCGCTTCGAAGGCATCCAGGAATGGCTGAAGGACAAGATTCATCGTCACGGCAAGCTCTACACGCCGGAGCAGCTGATCCGCCAGGTCACCGGCGAGGATCTGAAGGCCGACTATCTAGTGGACTACCTGGAAGAGAAGTACAGCCGCATCTACGGTCTTTAG
- a CDS encoding helix-turn-helix transcriptional regulator, producing MEPSDSARLVELAQFLKTRRARISPEQAGLPHGGRRRTPGLRRGEVAQLSGVSVDWYTWLEQARSIQVSAQVLDSIARALQLDSNERNHLFLLALQQSPVSPMPAVNTISPTIQRFLNLQGTSPAYVTDQGLNIAAWNRAANLIYGNYEGMSARERNTIWRTFTSPYVRQLLRDNWETHARHRLALFRSSYGKFAGNPWWVELIEDLNRASPEFKAWWPKHDVLNGPEGKKRNHLPEVGLLVFDQVSFLVSDAPHLTITINIPSDDDTTSKVGRLLSQPPS from the coding sequence ATGGAACCATCCGACTCTGCGAGGCTTGTTGAACTGGCGCAGTTTCTGAAAACGCGCCGAGCCCGGATCTCGCCCGAGCAAGCCGGCTTGCCTCATGGCGGCCGGCGGCGCACGCCTGGACTCAGGCGCGGGGAAGTGGCCCAGCTGTCAGGCGTCAGCGTGGACTGGTACACATGGCTGGAGCAGGCGCGGAGCATTCAAGTATCCGCCCAAGTGCTGGACAGCATCGCAAGGGCTCTCCAGCTTGATTCCAATGAACGGAACCATTTATTCCTGCTGGCCCTGCAGCAATCGCCCGTCAGCCCGATGCCGGCCGTCAACACGATCAGTCCGACTATCCAACGCTTCCTTAACCTCCAGGGAACAAGTCCGGCCTATGTGACCGATCAAGGCCTCAATATTGCGGCTTGGAACCGAGCTGCGAACTTGATCTACGGGAATTACGAGGGGATGTCGGCACGCGAGCGAAATACGATATGGCGGACATTCACTTCGCCGTATGTGCGGCAGCTGCTTCGGGATAACTGGGAAACTCACGCCCGGCACCGCTTGGCTCTGTTCCGATCCAGCTACGGAAAATTCGCCGGCAATCCTTGGTGGGTGGAGCTCATCGAGGATCTCAACCGGGCTAGCCCGGAGTTTAAAGCATGGTGGCCGAAGCACGATGTTCTGAATGGCCCTGAAGGAAAGAAAAGAAATCATCTCCCGGAAGTCGGGCTGCTCGTATTTGATCAGGTGTCGTTTCTTGTATCGGATGCTCCCCACCTTACCATCACGATCAATATCCCATCCGATGACGATACGACCTCCAAGGTGGGCAGGCTTCTATCCCAACCCCCCTCCTAG